A genomic stretch from Gorilla gorilla gorilla isolate KB3781 chromosome 20, NHGRI_mGorGor1-v2.1_pri, whole genome shotgun sequence includes:
- the AP2A1 gene encoding AP-2 complex subunit alpha-1 isoform X1, with product MPAVSKGDGMRGLAVFISDIRNCKSKEAEIKRINKELANIRSKFKGDKALDGYSKKKYVCKLLFIFLLGHDIDFGHMEAVNLLSSNKYTEKQIGYLFISVLVNSNSELIRLINNAIKNDLASRNPTFMCLALHCIANVGSREMGEAFAADIPRILVAGDSMDSVKQSAALCLLRLYKASPDLVPMGEWTARVVHLLNDQHMGVVTAAVSLITCLCKKNPDDFKTCVSLAVSRLSRIVSSASTDLQDYTYYFVPAPWLSVKLLRLLQCYPPPEDAAVKGRLVECLETVLNKAQEPPKSKKVQHSNAKNAILFETISLIIHYDSEPNLLVRACNQLGQFLQHRETNLRYLALESMCTLASSEFSHEAVKTHIDTVINALKTERDVSVRQRAADLLYAMCDRSNAKQIVSEMLRYLETADYAIREEIVLKVAILAEKYAVDYSWYVDTILNLIRIAGDYVSEEVWYRVLQIVTNRDDVQGYAAKTVFEALQAPACHENMVKVGGYILGEFGNLIAGDPRSSPPVQFSLLHSKFHLCSVATRALLLSTYIKFINLFPETKATIQGVLRAGSQLRNADVELQQRAVEYLTLSSVASTDVLATVLEEMPPFPERESSILAKLKRKKGPGAGSALDDGRRDPSSNDINGGMEPTPSTVSTPSPSADLLGLRAAPPPAAPPASAGAGNLLVDVFDGPAAQPSLGPTPEEAFLSELEPPAPESPMALLADPAPAADPGPEDIGPPIPEADELLNKFVCKNNGVLFENQLLQIGVKSEFRQNLGRMYLFYGNKTSVQFQNFSPTVVHPGDLQTQLAVQTKRVAAQVDGGAQVQQVLNIECLRDFLTPPLLSVRFRYGGAPQALTLKLPVTINKFFQPTEMAAQDFFQRWKQLSLPQQEAQKIFKANHPMDAEVTKAKLLGFGSALLDNVDPNPENFVGAGIIQTKALQVGCLLRLEPNAQAQMYRLTLRTSKESVSRHLCELLAQQF from the exons gtAAGAGCAAAGAGGCGGAAATTAAGAGAATCAACAAGGAACTGGCCAACATCCGCTCCAAGTTCAAAG GAGACAAAGCCTTGGATGGCTAcagtaagaaaaaatatgtgtgtaaacTGCTTTTCATCTTCCTGCTTGGCCATGACATTGACTTTGGGCACATGGAGGCTGTGAATCTGTTGAGTTCCAATAAATACACAGAGAAGCAAATA GGTTACCTGTTCATTTCTGTGCTGGTGAACTCGAACTCGGAGCTGATCCGCCTCATCAACAACGCCATCAAGAATGACCTGGCCAGCCGCAACCCCACCTTCATGTGCCTGGCCCTGCACTGCATCGCCAACGTGGGCAGCCGGGAGATGGGTGAGGCCTTTGCCGCTGACATCCCCCGCATCCTGGTGGCCGG GGACAGCATGGACAGTGTCAAGCAGAGTGCGGCCCTGTGCCTCCTTCGACTGTACAAGGCCTCGCCTGACCTGGTGCCCATGGGCGAGTGGACGGCGCGTGTGGTACACCTGCTCAATGACCAGCACATG GGTGTGGTCACGGCCGCCGTCAGCCTCATCACCTGTCTCTGCAAGAAGAACCCAGATGACTTCAAGACGTGCGTCTCTCTGGCTGTGTCGCGCCTGAGCCGG ATCGTCTCCTCGGCCTCCACCGACCTCCAGGACTACACCTACTACTTCGTCCCAGCACCCTGGCTCTCAGTTAAGCTCCTGCGGCTGCTGCAGTGCTACCCGCCTCCAG AGGATGCGGCCGTGAAGGGGCGGCTGGTGGAATGTCTGGAGACTGTGCTCAACAAGGCCCAGGAGCCCCCCAAATCCAAGAAGGTGCAGCACTCCAACGCCAAGAACGCCATCCTCTTCGAGACCATCAGCCTCATCATCCACTATGACAG TGAGCCCAACCTCCTGGTGCGGGCCTGCAACCAGCTGGGCCAGTTCCTGCAGCACCGGGAGACCAACCTGCGCTACCTGGCCCTGGAGAGCATGTGCACGCTGGCCAGCTCCGAGTTCTCCCACGAAGCCGTCAAGACGCACATTGACACCGTCATCAATGCCCTCAAG ACGGAGCGGGATGTCAGCGTGCGGCAGCGGGCGGCTGACCTCCTCTACGCCATGTGTGACCGGAGCAATGCCAAGCAGATCGTGTCGGAGATGCTGCGGTACCTGGAGACGGCAGACTACGCCATCCGCGAGGAGATC GTCCTGAAGGTGGCCATCCTGGCTGAGAAGTACGCCGTGGACTACAGCTGGTACGTGGACACCATCCTCAACCTCATCCGCATTGCGGGCGACTACGTGAGTGAGGAGGTGTGGTACCGTGTGCTACAGATCGTCACCAACCGTGATGACGTCCAGGGCTACGCCGCCAAGACCGTCTTTGAG GCGCTCCAGGCCCCTGCCTGTCACGAGAACATGGTGAAGGTTGGCGGCTACATCCTTGGGGAGTTTGGGAACCTGATTGCTGGGGACCCCCGCTCCAG CCCCCCAGTGCAGTTCTCCCTGCTCCACTCCAAGTTCCATCTGTGCAGCGTGGCCACACGGGCGCTGCTGCTGTCCACCTACATCAAGTTCATCAACCTCTTCCCCGAGACCAAGGCCACCATCCAGGGCGTCCTGCGGGCCGGCTCCCAGCTGCGCAATGCTGACGTGGAGCTGCAGCAGCGAGCCGTGGAGTACCTCACCCTCAGCTCAGTGGCCAGCACCGACGTCCTG GCCACGGTGCTGGAGGAGATGCCGCCCTTCCCCGAGCGCGAGTCGTCCATCCTGGCCAAGCTGAAACGCAAGAAGGGGCCAGGGGCCGGCAGCGCCCTGGACGATGGCCGGAGGGACCCCAGCAGCAACGACATCAACGGGGGCATGGAGCCCACCCCCAGCACTGTG TCGACGCCCTCGCCCTCCGCCGACCTCCTGGGGCTGCGGGCAGCCCCTCCCCCGGCAGCACCCCCGGCTTCTGCAGGAGCAGGGAACCTTCTGGTGGACGTCTTCGATGGCCCGGccgcccagcccagcctggggccCACCCCCGAGGAGGCCTTCCTCAG CGAGCTGGAGCCGCCTGCCCCCGAGAGCCCCATGGCTTTGCTGGCTGACCCAGCTCCAGCTGCTGA CCCAGGTCCTGAGGACATCGGCCCTCCCATTCCGGAAGCCGATGAATTGCTGAATAA GTTTGTGTGTAAGAACAACGGGGTCCTGTTCGAGAACCAGCTGCTGCAGATCGGAGTCAAGTCAGAGTTCCGACAGAACCTGG GCCGCATGTATCTCTTCTATGGCAACAAGACCTCGGTGCAGTTCCAGAATTTCTCACCCACTGTGGTTCACCCGGGAGACCTCCAGACTCA GCTGGCTGTGCAGACCAAGCGCGTGGCGGCGCAGGTGGACGGCGGCGCGCAGgtgcagcaggtgctcaatatCGAGTGTCTGCGGGACTTCCTGACGCCCCCGCTGCTGTCCGTGCGCTTCCG GTACGGTGGCGCCCCCCAGGCCCTCACCCTGAAGCTCCCAGTGACCATCAACAAGTTCTTCCAGCCCACCGAGATGGCGGCCCAGGATTTCTTCCAGCGCTGGAAGCAGCTGAGCct CCCTCAACAGGAGGCGCAGAAAATCTTCAAAGCCAACCACCCCATGGACGCAGAAGTTACTaaggccaag cttCTGGGGTTTGGCTCTGCTCTCCTGGACAATGTGGACCCCAACCCTGAGAACTTCGTGGGGGCGGGGATCATCCAGACTAAAGCCCTGCAGGTGGGCTGTCTGCTCCGGCTGGAGCCCAATGCCCAGGCCCAG ATGTACCGGCTGACCCTGCGCACCAGCAAGGAGTCCGTCTCCCGTCACCTGTGTGAGCTGCTGGCACAGCAGTTCTGA
- the AP2A1 gene encoding AP-2 complex subunit alpha-1 isoform X2 yields MPAVSKGDGMRGLAVFISDIRNCKSKEAEIKRINKELANIRSKFKGDKALDGYSKKKYVCKLLFIFLLGHDIDFGHMEAVNLLSSNKYTEKQIGYLFISVLVNSNSELIRLINNAIKNDLASRNPTFMCLALHCIANVGSREMGEAFAADIPRILVAGDSMDSVKQSAALCLLRLYKASPDLVPMGEWTARVVHLLNDQHMGVVTAAVSLITCLCKKNPDDFKTCVSLAVSRLSRIVSSASTDLQDYTYYFVPAPWLSVKLLRLLQCYPPPEDAAVKGRLVECLETVLNKAQEPPKSKKVQHSNAKNAILFETISLIIHYDSEPNLLVRACNQLGQFLQHRETNLRYLALESMCTLASSEFSHEAVKTHIDTVINALKTERDVSVRQRAADLLYAMCDRSNAKQIVSEMLRYLETADYAIREEIVLKVAILAEKYAVDYSWYVDTILNLIRIAGDYVSEEVWYRVLQIVTNRDDVQGYAAKTVFEALQAPACHENMVKVGGYILGEFGNLIAGDPRSSPPVQFSLLHSKFHLCSVATRALLLSTYIKFINLFPETKATIQGVLRAGSQLRNADVELQQRAVEYLTLSSVASTDVLATVLEEMPPFPERESSILAKLKRKKGPGAGSALDDGRRDPSSNDINGGMEPTPSTVSTPSPSADLLGLRAAPPPAAPPASAGAGNLLVDVFDGPAAQPSLGPTPEEAFLSPGPEDIGPPIPEADELLNKFVCKNNGVLFENQLLQIGVKSEFRQNLGRMYLFYGNKTSVQFQNFSPTVVHPGDLQTQLAVQTKRVAAQVDGGAQVQQVLNIECLRDFLTPPLLSVRFRYGGAPQALTLKLPVTINKFFQPTEMAAQDFFQRWKQLSLPQQEAQKIFKANHPMDAEVTKAKLLGFGSALLDNVDPNPENFVGAGIIQTKALQVGCLLRLEPNAQAQMYRLTLRTSKESVSRHLCELLAQQF; encoded by the exons gtAAGAGCAAAGAGGCGGAAATTAAGAGAATCAACAAGGAACTGGCCAACATCCGCTCCAAGTTCAAAG GAGACAAAGCCTTGGATGGCTAcagtaagaaaaaatatgtgtgtaaacTGCTTTTCATCTTCCTGCTTGGCCATGACATTGACTTTGGGCACATGGAGGCTGTGAATCTGTTGAGTTCCAATAAATACACAGAGAAGCAAATA GGTTACCTGTTCATTTCTGTGCTGGTGAACTCGAACTCGGAGCTGATCCGCCTCATCAACAACGCCATCAAGAATGACCTGGCCAGCCGCAACCCCACCTTCATGTGCCTGGCCCTGCACTGCATCGCCAACGTGGGCAGCCGGGAGATGGGTGAGGCCTTTGCCGCTGACATCCCCCGCATCCTGGTGGCCGG GGACAGCATGGACAGTGTCAAGCAGAGTGCGGCCCTGTGCCTCCTTCGACTGTACAAGGCCTCGCCTGACCTGGTGCCCATGGGCGAGTGGACGGCGCGTGTGGTACACCTGCTCAATGACCAGCACATG GGTGTGGTCACGGCCGCCGTCAGCCTCATCACCTGTCTCTGCAAGAAGAACCCAGATGACTTCAAGACGTGCGTCTCTCTGGCTGTGTCGCGCCTGAGCCGG ATCGTCTCCTCGGCCTCCACCGACCTCCAGGACTACACCTACTACTTCGTCCCAGCACCCTGGCTCTCAGTTAAGCTCCTGCGGCTGCTGCAGTGCTACCCGCCTCCAG AGGATGCGGCCGTGAAGGGGCGGCTGGTGGAATGTCTGGAGACTGTGCTCAACAAGGCCCAGGAGCCCCCCAAATCCAAGAAGGTGCAGCACTCCAACGCCAAGAACGCCATCCTCTTCGAGACCATCAGCCTCATCATCCACTATGACAG TGAGCCCAACCTCCTGGTGCGGGCCTGCAACCAGCTGGGCCAGTTCCTGCAGCACCGGGAGACCAACCTGCGCTACCTGGCCCTGGAGAGCATGTGCACGCTGGCCAGCTCCGAGTTCTCCCACGAAGCCGTCAAGACGCACATTGACACCGTCATCAATGCCCTCAAG ACGGAGCGGGATGTCAGCGTGCGGCAGCGGGCGGCTGACCTCCTCTACGCCATGTGTGACCGGAGCAATGCCAAGCAGATCGTGTCGGAGATGCTGCGGTACCTGGAGACGGCAGACTACGCCATCCGCGAGGAGATC GTCCTGAAGGTGGCCATCCTGGCTGAGAAGTACGCCGTGGACTACAGCTGGTACGTGGACACCATCCTCAACCTCATCCGCATTGCGGGCGACTACGTGAGTGAGGAGGTGTGGTACCGTGTGCTACAGATCGTCACCAACCGTGATGACGTCCAGGGCTACGCCGCCAAGACCGTCTTTGAG GCGCTCCAGGCCCCTGCCTGTCACGAGAACATGGTGAAGGTTGGCGGCTACATCCTTGGGGAGTTTGGGAACCTGATTGCTGGGGACCCCCGCTCCAG CCCCCCAGTGCAGTTCTCCCTGCTCCACTCCAAGTTCCATCTGTGCAGCGTGGCCACACGGGCGCTGCTGCTGTCCACCTACATCAAGTTCATCAACCTCTTCCCCGAGACCAAGGCCACCATCCAGGGCGTCCTGCGGGCCGGCTCCCAGCTGCGCAATGCTGACGTGGAGCTGCAGCAGCGAGCCGTGGAGTACCTCACCCTCAGCTCAGTGGCCAGCACCGACGTCCTG GCCACGGTGCTGGAGGAGATGCCGCCCTTCCCCGAGCGCGAGTCGTCCATCCTGGCCAAGCTGAAACGCAAGAAGGGGCCAGGGGCCGGCAGCGCCCTGGACGATGGCCGGAGGGACCCCAGCAGCAACGACATCAACGGGGGCATGGAGCCCACCCCCAGCACTGTG TCGACGCCCTCGCCCTCCGCCGACCTCCTGGGGCTGCGGGCAGCCCCTCCCCCGGCAGCACCCCCGGCTTCTGCAGGAGCAGGGAACCTTCTGGTGGACGTCTTCGATGGCCCGGccgcccagcccagcctggggccCACCCCCGAGGAGGCCTTCCTCAG CCCAGGTCCTGAGGACATCGGCCCTCCCATTCCGGAAGCCGATGAATTGCTGAATAA GTTTGTGTGTAAGAACAACGGGGTCCTGTTCGAGAACCAGCTGCTGCAGATCGGAGTCAAGTCAGAGTTCCGACAGAACCTGG GCCGCATGTATCTCTTCTATGGCAACAAGACCTCGGTGCAGTTCCAGAATTTCTCACCCACTGTGGTTCACCCGGGAGACCTCCAGACTCA GCTGGCTGTGCAGACCAAGCGCGTGGCGGCGCAGGTGGACGGCGGCGCGCAGgtgcagcaggtgctcaatatCGAGTGTCTGCGGGACTTCCTGACGCCCCCGCTGCTGTCCGTGCGCTTCCG GTACGGTGGCGCCCCCCAGGCCCTCACCCTGAAGCTCCCAGTGACCATCAACAAGTTCTTCCAGCCCACCGAGATGGCGGCCCAGGATTTCTTCCAGCGCTGGAAGCAGCTGAGCct CCCTCAACAGGAGGCGCAGAAAATCTTCAAAGCCAACCACCCCATGGACGCAGAAGTTACTaaggccaag cttCTGGGGTTTGGCTCTGCTCTCCTGGACAATGTGGACCCCAACCCTGAGAACTTCGTGGGGGCGGGGATCATCCAGACTAAAGCCCTGCAGGTGGGCTGTCTGCTCCGGCTGGAGCCCAATGCCCAGGCCCAG ATGTACCGGCTGACCCTGCGCACCAGCAAGGAGTCCGTCTCCCGTCACCTGTGTGAGCTGCTGGCACAGCAGTTCTGA